The Alnus glutinosa chromosome 3, dhAlnGlut1.1, whole genome shotgun sequence nucleotide sequence CTACAACCTGCCACGTAGCTATTTGTTACAGGTGTCATCACCATAGTAATTAAGAGCATTCAAACGCCCTATGGAGttagataattaaataatattcgTCCTCTCATGCATTCTCGTGCAGAtgtagtaattaaaaaaaaaaaaaattaattaattagaagttCACTTGTTAACTATATactattaattattttactaattaCAGACGATCATTCGAGCTTGTGTTTCTTTGTCCGATGCAATTCTTGCAATAACATGCATGCTTGGTTTACTTGTGCGATGGTGCATCAAATTTAGGATGAAATTTCTTAACTATcggaaaagaagaaaggggaAATGCAAAAAAGTACAcctttttgaatgctttttcgTAAATTATCTTATAAATTAGAGAAATAATTAAGGTAAGAGAAAATTGcaaagccattttttttaaaaaaatatatatatatatatatatatatatatatattttaacaattcGAACTATTAAATCAGTTaatcaataattttaaaaataaaagttgtaaaACCTTTTATACGTTATTTTCATCAATTATGAAGAGTAacttcaatttataaaaatatataaattaactgAAGTTCAGGGACACGTGGTCTCCAACCATACCCTgctagcattaaaaaaaaaaaaatgttcaagaGGCAAAGTACGTCTCATATACAAACtccaaaataaaatcacaaaaaataaggaaaacacAGACACTAAAATAAGGGGAAATACCCACCTCGATCAGCGTTCAAGTGCATGAACCCACCTCATTATCTACGCGCTTTGCCACTATAAATACCCATCCAAACTCTCCCTCCTTCCTCACTCACTCCTCACACGCAGCGAGAGAGCGAGAGGCATACCAGAGCGAAGAAGAGCAGCAAATTCCAAACAATCATAAATCCCGTAAAAATGCCTTGCTCAACAGCTTCCTCTTCGCCGTGTTGTACTCTGATATCCAAATGCACTGTGTTTCCGGACAAAAAGTCTACACACGGAGACCTCAAGCTCTCCGTCTCAGACCTCCCCATGCTCTCTGTCCACTATATTCAAAAGGGCGGCCTCTTCGCTCGCCCTCCCATTCCCATCGAATCCCTCGTCACTCTCCTCAAGAGCGGCCTCTCTCAAACACTTTCCCACTTCCCGCCTCTCGCCGGCCGATTTAGGACTGACTGCGATGGCTACGTGTACATCACGTGCAACGACGACGGAGTGGATTTTATCCACGCCACTGCCACCAATTTGTTCATTCGCGACATTTTGGCTCCAACCCATGTGCCTGACTTTGTCAAGGATTTCTTTGCGTTCGACCGAACCGTGAGCTACAACGGAcatttcaagcccatcttggcTGTGCAGGTCACAGAGCTCGCCGACGGCATTTTCATCGGCTGCGCTGTGAACCACGCGGTTACCGACGGCACGTCGTTTTGGAACTTCTTCAACACCTTCGCTGAGGTATCTCGCGGGGTGAAGCGGATCTCGAAGCAACCGGACTTTACCAGGAGCTCTCCGTTGATTTCTCCGGCGGTGCTGCTATTACCGGAGGGAGGTCCCACAGTCACCTTCTCCGTCAACGAGCCGTTGAGTGAAAGAATCTTTAGCTTCAGCAGAGAAACGATTCTAAAGCTGAAAGACAGGACGAACAACCGCAAATGGAGCGATAACGGTCACGTTGACGCCGTCGAGTTGATGGGAAAGCAGAGCAACGACGCTTACCTGAATAACAACACGAACGGAAAAGTAACGGCCATTCTTGAAAACTGGTTCAAGAATGCCGTTTCGAAACCGGTAAACGAGGAAATGGAGtcgaacaaaaacaaaaccgtGGAAATCTCATCGTTTCAGTCCCTATCCGCGCTTCTCTGGCGATCGGTGACACGCGCGAGGAAATTGCCGTCTACCAAAATGACGACGTTCAGAATGGCGGTGAATTGTCGCCACAGGCTGGAGCCCAAGCTGGATCCGTATTACTTCGGGAACGCGATTCAAAGCATTCCAACTCTTGCGTCAGCTGGTGACGTGTCGTCTCGTGATATGCGCTGGTGCGCTGAGCAGCTCAATAAAAATGTTAAGGCCCATGACAACGCTACGGTGCGCCGCTTCGTAGAGAATTGGGAGAGCGATCCAAAGTGTTTCCCGCTGGGGAACTTCGACGGTGCATCGATGACCATGGGTAGCTCTCCGAGATTTCCGATGTACGACAATGATTTCGGGTGGGGCCGACCCTTGGCGGTCCGGAGCGGTAGAGCCAACAAATTTGATGGCAAGATATCGGCCTTCCCGGGGAGAGAAGGTGGCGGAAGCgtagatcttgaggtggttttgGCGGCCGAGACCATGGCGGGCCTTGAGGCCGATTCCGAGTTCATGCAATACGTGTCCAATTAATTACAAGCAAAAGCGTGGCATGCTTAAGTTGCTTGACATTGAAATGTTATGTGTGACGTGTCTAATTGTAAGGGAAAAGAGGCATGATGGGGTGCGTGCGATCAAATGCGTCAAAGCCAACTGGTTGATCGGATTAGGCTTGGGAGGTTTTTGTTTATTGATTTGTGACATAAATTAAGCTTCTGATTAATATCTGTtatgacttttctttttttatttacgtcttccattttttcaaatttttgctccTATTCGAATTTTAAAGTATTAATCTCGCTGACGCTGTACGTATTATATTTTGATTGTAAGAGCGGACGGAAATTCTTAAATTAGGCGGAGGGTGGGAGGAGGGAGGTTCTATCTGTTTTAGGTGTTCTTAAGTTGCAGCCTAATTCCAGAAAATTACAATTCCAACTGCTCAAGGTAAAAATGAAAGGCtcaaaatttcatataattaacCGTCTCAAATATTGTAAGCACGATCTCTCTCAAAAAGACTAGTTTCTGGACTTAATTTCTCTGTAAGAACTCTCAAATTACTAAGGTTATATGGACATGTttgttatcattattatttacttACATTACGTATTTTAAATGTTGTAGGATTAATTAATATTACGATATGTGGTCCTAtaatatgatatatttttttttttggttctttatCTAAAGAAGGTTGACAGGCTTATCTTAATCAGTTACTTGAAACGACTCTACTTTTAAAAGGGGAGATTCCattcaagaaatttttttcctggTACTGTGAGCTGAGCCCATTTATGATTCTGAGCAATGTACAGGTCAAACAGATAAAGAAACATTAAATAGGGTAGGATAGGACAGGGCGACCATTGTTAATGCCAAGTTGCCAAATGCTTCATTTTATTATGAAGTTTCGATTTTGGAAGGGGAGGCTATAAAAGTAATTTGACAGTCCATTCGagtctgtctgtctgtctgcGGGTTGTTGGATAAACAATGGGCAGCTCAAATGGGCCATTGTTCGACATATATGCCAGCCCATTGGCCGTATTATTGGGCATGGTGATGGGCCATGGAGCCCAAATTAAGATTTTCTAAATCTAAAATCCAGAGCCTCAGCCGCGGGATTTGCTGGTTCGGAGTTTGACGGTGTTTGGGTCGGGAACAGCGAAGGAGACTCAGATCTAATCACAGGAAAATACGAATTTACCGTTTTGCTCTTCCTCTCTCTCAGTCTCAGGTAACATCCTTTTCCATTTCTCTTCGATCTTCTATATGTTCTGAGTGATGCCGACTTCGGCTTGGGCTTTTGCTGCAATGATTTAATCGCAAACTCTCTGGATTGCTTTAATATGACATGGGTAATGATTTTTAGCCAACTATGAACGATTTGAGCATGGTCTCGGGAGGGAGTTTTTTTGCATGTTTTTAATGGTGGAAGTTGAATACATATGCAAGCTATGGAACTGTCAAAGAAGACGAGGAGAAGGGGCTTTCTGAAAAACTCGGTTGCTTTTGTATGCGTAGTTGTGTCTGTTTGTTGCCTTTTTGTAGTTATCATTTCTATGCTTCGGCTTCCTGAAGTTCCAGTTGGGTTGTATCGAACAACAGAGATGGGAAAAGTTTCCGAGAATGAGAAGTTCATAGGGAGGTTTGGGGAGATGATGATTGGGATGTTGCCTCAAGATCTTGCTTTTACTGTGTTTGTTCCTTCCCAGAGAGCTTTTGAGCGCGATTTGAGGCTGCGAGTGAATGATAGTCTTGTGGGGGAGAAGATGAATGATACGTATGCTGTAGTTTCTCGGATTTTGGGTTTCTCAGCTGTTCCTCGGACGCTTTCATCAGTAACGGTACCGTTTGGTAGGGAAATCTCATATGATTCCATCTCTGGGTTTACTTTGTACATTTCAAAGGATATAGATGGGGTGCTGTTTGTTAACAGAGTCCGATCAGAAAGGGTGGATcttagaaagagagagattgttGTGCATATTATGGATGGAGTCATCATGGATGCTGAGTTCGAGCAATCAATTTGAGCTTAttacagtgaagaagaagaatgagtgAAAACCATCCATCCAAGCTCTATTTGAATTGACTTCATCCTTAGCTTGTATACTTCATTGGTCATGGATGGTAGAAAAATAGTCAAATGATTATATACTGAACAATCATAATTTATTATGATACCAAAACAGGGATTTTGAGATTAGATTTTTGAGACAAATAGTAATTTGATAAATCAGAGACGTATTTTGCGCATCTTTTGTCCTCGTTTATCCTGCCAATTGATTATAATTTCAATTGAATTAGAAGCTTTTGCTATTTTGTTTCTCTCGACAAAGCACCTCAATGAAATGCTGTAAACCTTCAAAATGGAAATCGGCTGCTGTTTTCCGTCAAATAGACCTTGTATTTTTTGTCTTCGCCCAACGGAGGACATCCTCTATGCAAGCTTTTGATTATGGCAACCCATCATCATTTATATGAAAATCGCCCTGGTCAAATTTTGGTGCTGTGATACCATTTTATTTTGGATTCCGATCCCTTGTCATTTCCTGTCCAAAGAGAAGGAAGCAGGGGTAATAATAAGGGGATGTGAGAAAGGTCTCTGCTCGGGCGGGGCTCTTCTACCTGAGTAGGAACGTTCCCTCTTACATACCCCTATCCCTAATAACAAGGGACTGCAAGAGAGGCCCCTGCCTAAGTGAACCCTCCTACTGCTCGGACGAGACTCCTTTACCCGAGCAATGGAGCCCCTCTCACATACCCTTGTCCCCTAGCAACAGGGATCCTTATCCTTCCATTTTTATCCTCGAGATGATTGTTAACCCCGTTAACAGGGTGGAAGAAGCCTGCTGTCAAGACGAAGCATTATAATCAGGTCGATCTGCATTACTCGATCGGGACTTACCCGAGTTGGAATTTGCTGACCTCATTTTGCAGTATGAATGATGAATAAAAGAATTCCATAGGATGCTCAGCTCCATCTGTTTTCATTCCAGATTAATTTCTGTGATggggaacaaaaataaaaaataaaaaaaataaaggaaagagagaagCATTTGAAGAAAGGAGTAATGCTCAAATGTTAAACAACGAACATCCGTATCCCCAACTTGGGAATTTAGACAAAATAAAGGGCCAAGGAAACTGAGGCTCATCAGGAGCGTAGTAAATCCTATGGCGTCACTTTTGaaaacatgcatatataaaatccttttgtaaaatgtattcttttttttcccaataaaCTTTCTCATGACGACCACTTAAAACTGTCTAGCTCTATGCCATTACACACCAAGTATTAGGATGACTACATTAAATTTTCAAACAGGAAATTGTGGAATGTCAAATTAAGCACAATCAACAGATGTACACGCATCACGCatggacacacacacacacagctaGCGTATAAGGGGAAGAAGAATTCACTCCACAGAAGTGCCTCACATTTCACATTCACCATGGCAGCAGTTCCAGCCCCCAATGAACAGTACAGGCAATATAGATTCCAGTCAAGTCGTAAATTAAAAATGCAagattttcttctttaattacCCCCCATCCTGCACTTACAGGAAGAGGAGGAGGTGCCATTTGGGTTATCTACTTGTAGTGAtaaattttgttaatatattcAAACACTGTAAACACATGAATTTCAATCAAGCAATTAAGTCCTTGATCTATAGCATATATCAAACAGGCAAGCTAGAAATGAACCTGTAAATGGTAAAGAATCTCTTGGTTTAATGCATGGGATCTTTCCATCAATATATAACAAGGCCAAGATAACTACGTATCGACAGGATGTGGAACTTCGATTAATATTAGATAAAGGATGAACAAAAGGTATAAAAGAATATACAGGAAAAAGGGGAACGCAGAAGCTAGTTCTTCAAGAACCAGATGCTATAATACCAAGCTATGTAAATATCACCTAGTGATCTACACATAACAACTTAAAAATACTGTAACACTTCCTCCTAACTAACCGTGATCTATCTCTTGCATGAGCAAACTATAACCAGACGAACATCGAAATCTCCTATTAATCTGGGAAAATCACAATTTTGAAATCTCACTCATTAAAAAGTCCATGAATAATGGAACGTACCCATGCCAGCAGAACCTCCAACGACGCATTTAATTTGTTAGTGTCCCTGGCGACCCTGTTGTAGTTGTCGACGATACTGAGCAGGACCGGAGGGTACACTATCACCTTCTCTGTCGCCGGTCGGTCTCGACCCTCGAAGCAATTTCCTGCTTTTACgtaaaagtgaataattttgaatattttgtgagcgaatgtttttgttttgaaaaaaaggaaACTAAAGGGAAAATGAGAACTTTCCTTGTCCGATGCAATTCTTACAATAACTTGCATGCATGCTTGTTTTACTTGCGATATGATGGTGCATCAAATTTAGGACGAAATCTTTCGACTATCAGAAAATTAAAGGAAGAGGGAAACACAGAAGCACGCCATTTTTAATAACATGCAtgcttgtttttttaataaataccaGTCCAAACAATCCCTCCTTCCTCACTCGCAATTCCAAACAATTAATCATCAATCCCGTaaaaatggcttcctcatcAAAAGCTTCCTCCTCGCAGTGTTGTACTCTGATATCAAAATGCACGGTGTTTCCCGACAAAAAGTCCACACTAGGAGACCTCAAGCTCTCCGTCTCAGACCTCCCCATGCTCTCCGTCCACTACATCCAAAAGGGCGGCCTCTTCACTTCCCCTCCCATTTCCATCGAATCCCTCGTCGCTCTCCTCAAGAGCGGTCTCTCTCAAGCACTTTCCCACTTCCCGCCTCTCGCCGGCCGATTAAGGACCGACTCCAATGGCTACGTGTACATCACGAGCAACGACGAAGGAGTGGAGTTTATCCACGCCACTGCCACCAAGTTGTACATTTGCGACATTTTGGCTCCGCCCGATGTGCCTGACTGTGTCAAGGAGTTCTTTGCGCTCGATCGAACCGTGAGCTACGACGGCcatttcaagcccatcttggtTGTGCAGATCACAGAGCTCGCCGACGGTATTTTCATCGGCTGCACTGTGAACCACGCGGTTACCGACGGCACGTCGTTTTGGAACTTCTTCAACACCTTCGCTGAGAAGTCTCGTGGGGTGAAGAGCATCTCGAAGCAACCGGACTTTACCCGGAGCTCTCGGTTGATTTCGCCGGTGGTGCTGCAATTACCGAAGAGCGGTCCCAAGGTCTCCTTCTCCGTCAACGAGCCGTTGAGGGAAAGAATCTTTAGCTTCAGCGGGGAAGCGATTAAAAAGCTGAA carries:
- the LOC133862765 gene encoding uncharacterized protein LOC133862765 isoform X2, with protein sequence MGKVSENEKFIGRFGEMMIGMLPQDLAFTVFVPSQRAFERDLRLRVNDSLVGEKMNDTYAVVSRILGFSAVPRTLSSVTVPFGREISYDSISGFTLYISKDIDGVLFVNRVRSERVDLRKREIVVHIMDGVIMDAEFEQSI
- the LOC133862765 gene encoding uncharacterized protein LOC133862765 isoform X1, whose amino-acid sequence is MQAMELSKKTRRRGFLKNSVAFVCVVVSVCCLFVVIISMLRLPEVPVGLYRTTEMGKVSENEKFIGRFGEMMIGMLPQDLAFTVFVPSQRAFERDLRLRVNDSLVGEKMNDTYAVVSRILGFSAVPRTLSSVTVPFGREISYDSISGFTLYISKDIDGVLFVNRVRSERVDLRKREIVVHIMDGVIMDAEFEQSI
- the LOC133862763 gene encoding BAHD acyltransferase DCR-like — its product is MEIGCSSSSQCCTLISKCTVFPDKKSTLGDLKLSVSDLPMLSVHYIQKGGLFTSPPISIESLVALLKSGLSQALSHFPPLAGRLRTDSNGYVYITSNDEGVEFIHATATKLYICDILAPPDVPDCVKEFFALDRTVSYDGHFKPILVVQITELADGIFIGCTVNHAVTDGTSFWNFFNTFAEKSRGVKSISKQPDFTRSSRLISPVVLQLPKSGPKVSFSVNEPLRERIFSFSGEAIKKLKARTNKNKTVEISSFQSLSALLWRSVTRARKLPSTKMTTFRMAVNCRHRLEPKLDPYYFGNAIQSIPTLASAGDVLSRDLRWCAEQLNKNVMAHDNATVRRFVENWESDPKCFPLGNFDGASMTMGSSPRFPMYDNDFGWGRPLAVRSGRANKFDGKISAFPGREGEGSVDLEVILAAETMAGLGADSEFMQYVSK
- the LOC133862762 gene encoding uncharacterized acetyltransferase At3g50280 — translated: MPCSTASSSPCCTLISKCTVFPDKKSTHGDLKLSVSDLPMLSVHYIQKGGLFARPPIPIESLVTLLKSGLSQTLSHFPPLAGRFRTDCDGYVYITCNDDGVDFIHATATNLFIRDILAPTHVPDFVKDFFAFDRTVSYNGHFKPILAVQVTELADGIFIGCAVNHAVTDGTSFWNFFNTFAEVSRGVKRISKQPDFTRSSPLISPAVLLLPEGGPTVTFSVNEPLSERIFSFSRETILKLKDRTNNRKWSDNGHVDAVELMGKQSNDAYLNNNTNGKVTAILENWFKNAVSKPVNEEMESNKNKTVEISSFQSLSALLWRSVTRARKLPSTKMTTFRMAVNCRHRLEPKLDPYYFGNAIQSIPTLASAGDVSSRDMRWCAEQLNKNVKAHDNATVRRFVENWESDPKCFPLGNFDGASMTMGSSPRFPMYDNDFGWGRPLAVRSGRANKFDGKISAFPGREGGGSVDLEVVLAAETMAGLEADSEFMQYVSN